Proteins co-encoded in one Montipora capricornis isolate CH-2021 chromosome 12, ASM3666992v2, whole genome shotgun sequence genomic window:
- the LOC138025808 gene encoding uncharacterized protein, which yields MKRKFAKQYAQSRTEENWELKRIWRNKAISYRRKAIKEYWKQKADDLKAKPSEFYKTFRPCLSDKKQPASEIHIKANGRIEKDQEKVANVLANYFSKMAEDIGGAGVNSFTEDDLSSHSSLTNICNANKSNLKNFCFQPLSSNSVMLALEKLNVRKTCGYDSISPRMFRLASSGIADSLTKLFNECIRKGEWPEAWKKGEWNPVHKKDNRKKHSCETTLLRLTEDWKLAVDSEQFIGVLSTDMSKAFDSLHPSFMINKLTAYGFSEESLSLMRSYFSKQQNRVTLMVSPAVGRMLLEDALKGHHLDPYCGTFFKII from the exons atgaaaaggaaatttgCCAAGCAATATGCTCAAAGCAGAACAGAGGAAAACTGGGAGCTCAAGAGAATATGGAGAAATAAAGCTATTAGCTACAGACGAAAAGCTATCAAAGAATATTGGAAACAAAAGGCAGATGACCTTAAAGCTAAGCCAAGCGAGTTCTATAAAACCTTCAGGCCATGTCTTAGTGATAAGAAGCAGCCTGCAAGCGAGATCCACATTAAGGCAAATGGGAGAATTGAGAAGGACCAAGAAAAAGTAGCGAATGTTCTGGCAAACTACTTTTCTAAGATGGCCGAGGATATTGGTGGAGCAGGTGTCAATAGCTTCACAGAGGATGATTTGTCGAGTCATTCAAGTCTCACCAACATTTGCAATGCAAATAAGAGCAACCTCAAGAACTTCTGCTTTCAACCACTCAGTAGCAATTCAGTTATGTTAGCCCTTGAGAAACTAAATGTCAGAAAGACCTGTGGTTATGACTCCATATCTCCTAGAATGTTTAGGCTAGCATCAAGTGGCATAGCAGATTCCTTAACAAAGCTTTTTAATGAGTGTATAAGGAAAGGTGAATGGCCTGAAGCATggaagaaaggagagtggaacCCGGTCCACAAAAAGGATAACCG GAAAAAACATAGTTGTGAAACTACTTTGCTCAGACTCACTGAAGATTGGAAGCTGGCTGTGGATTCTGAGCAATTTATTGGAGTACTCTCAACAGACATGAGCAAAGCATTTGATTCCCTACATCCATCATTCATGATAAATAAACTTACAGCGTATGGCTTTTCAGAGGAATCACTCAGCTTAATGAGATCATATTTTTCCAAGCAACAAAACAGAGTCACACTAATGGTGTCACCAGCAGTTGGAAGGATGCTGTTAGAGGATGCCCTCAAGGGTCATCATTTGGACCCTTACTgtggaacatttttcaaaattatatgA